Proteins from one Thermanaerothrix sp. genomic window:
- a CDS encoding efflux RND transporter permease subunit yields MSVAKHVVSRPVLVAVVFALLAIVGLYTLTDLAIELFPETSMPMLFVSTTYEGAGPETVEKSVTRVLEGVLTNLSGLKKMTSTSSEGSSRIELEFDYGTNLDTAVNDIRDKLDRVKNSLPDDASTPQIFRFDPNSMPIMRIAVRGNRSAEQLKAYAEDYIQPRLEQVNGVAQANVQGGRDKIIKVELSQNRLDAYGLTVTGVASVLATQNVELGGGSITEAVSYTHL; encoded by the coding sequence GTGAGTGTGGCCAAACATGTAGTTTCTCGTCCTGTTCTGGTAGCGGTGGTTTTTGCCCTACTTGCTATTGTAGGATTATATACCTTGACGGACCTGGCTATCGAACTGTTTCCTGAAACATCGATGCCGATGCTCTTTGTATCTACTACTTACGAAGGGGCGGGGCCAGAAACAGTAGAAAAATCGGTAACCCGAGTTCTGGAGGGGGTTCTGACTAACTTAAGCGGGCTTAAGAAGATGACATCCACTTCATCGGAAGGAAGTAGCCGTATTGAGCTGGAATTCGATTATGGAACTAATCTGGATACGGCGGTGAATGATATTCGGGATAAACTTGATCGGGTGAAAAACAGTCTTCCTGATGATGCAAGTACCCCCCAGATCTTTAGATTCGATCCTAATTCTATGCCCATCATGCGGATTGCAGTCCGGGGGAACCGGAGTGCCGAACAACTTAAGGCCTATGCGGAAGACTATATTCAGCCCCGGCTTGAGCAGGTCAATGGGGTTGCCCAGGCGAATGTTCAGGGTGGCCGGGATAAAATCATCAAAGTAGAACTATCCCAGAATCGGCTCGATGCCTATGGCCTTACGGTAACCGGGGTGGCCAGTGTTCTGGCAACTCAAAATGTGGAACTGGGGGGTGGTTCGATCACCGAAGCTGTCTCTTATACACATCT